In Phycisphaerae bacterium, the following proteins share a genomic window:
- the yidC gene encoding membrane protein insertase YidC, with protein MDAQTKRTMAATALCLLLLFGWIKIQQIYNPPAPSKPAPTSASTEEPPASAFNPDGSAAASTAPSIGTTPPTPTVSGGLEYVLEGGTSTEPIVLGDDRQDNKRAQFVNPYRLSVVISPVGASVEEVRLSEHRSHVARNRKNPDHAPYVLLQPVKDPITGDVYRSFVTESLRLVEDKKDVSLGSAVWTAAKSRDEKGETATLTTIVKLGSQPVLRLTKTFRVEKESPLVIVTHEIENLGPKASSVRLTQTGPTGLMREDQRYDMVRAMFAIVDVDGRSRKGTIVTRDEVYGLAEHRRDFVPTEGSQFLWASVSNKYYTCIVAPRPVESSETRRAGYLDQLYAVTRVGEPKYDRDLTVKQVFAPQEAIAPGGKVTIVADAYCGPKSDRAFSQLPLAKTLNFGLTMSPDRSMCTFDVLNVAMLWLLTHIHDLIGNYGIAIILLVIIVRAILHPISKRGQINMMRMQKNMARIKPKLDVIQEQFKNDKQKLSEETMKLYREEGVNPAASMMGCLPMFLQMPIWVALYTTLNTTVDLRHAPFFGYIRDLSAPDALISFGGEYHIPLISTLMGGAISSFNLLPIIMTLLMYGQQKLTQKLTKPDKPPAPKLDKDGRPLPDTMAQQQKMMNFMMIFMGFIFYNMPSGLCLYILCSSLFGMIEQWYIRKHIKEKEVRGEFEPAASPAGAAPKPGGGWLARKLAEMQKLAEQQRLAQAKGQTPNGKRKKSRF; from the coding sequence ATGGATGCACAAACCAAGAGGACGATGGCGGCGACAGCGCTTTGCTTGTTGCTCCTCTTCGGCTGGATCAAGATTCAGCAGATTTACAATCCTCCCGCTCCCAGCAAGCCTGCGCCGACCAGCGCGTCGACTGAAGAACCGCCGGCTAGCGCTTTCAATCCAGACGGTTCCGCCGCAGCAAGCACGGCACCTTCGATTGGAACGACGCCGCCCACGCCGACGGTGAGCGGCGGTTTGGAGTATGTCCTCGAGGGCGGAACGTCAACCGAGCCCATCGTTCTCGGCGACGATCGGCAGGACAACAAGCGCGCACAGTTTGTCAATCCTTATCGCCTCAGCGTCGTGATATCGCCGGTGGGGGCATCGGTCGAGGAAGTGCGGCTTTCGGAGCATCGTTCCCATGTCGCGCGGAACCGGAAAAATCCGGACCACGCTCCGTATGTGCTCCTGCAGCCCGTGAAGGATCCGATCACAGGCGATGTCTATCGATCTTTCGTGACGGAATCCTTGCGCCTCGTCGAAGACAAGAAGGATGTTTCGCTCGGATCAGCGGTCTGGACGGCTGCAAAGAGCCGCGACGAGAAGGGCGAGACCGCGACCCTGACGACCATCGTGAAGTTAGGCAGCCAGCCGGTCCTTCGATTGACGAAGACTTTCCGGGTCGAGAAGGAATCGCCGCTGGTCATCGTAACGCATGAAATCGAGAACCTTGGTCCGAAGGCGTCGAGCGTTCGGCTGACGCAAACCGGGCCGACGGGGTTGATGCGAGAGGATCAGCGTTACGACATGGTCCGCGCGATGTTCGCGATCGTTGATGTCGATGGCCGGTCGCGCAAAGGTACGATCGTCACGCGTGACGAAGTGTATGGTCTTGCGGAGCACCGGCGCGACTTTGTTCCGACCGAAGGCAGCCAGTTTCTCTGGGCTTCGGTCAGCAACAAGTATTACACTTGTATCGTCGCACCGCGCCCGGTGGAGTCTTCGGAAACCAGGCGGGCAGGATATCTTGATCAGCTCTATGCCGTGACGCGGGTTGGCGAACCGAAGTATGACCGCGATCTGACGGTCAAGCAGGTCTTCGCTCCCCAAGAGGCGATTGCTCCCGGCGGGAAGGTGACCATTGTCGCCGATGCGTACTGCGGTCCGAAGAGTGATCGCGCATTTAGTCAACTGCCGCTGGCCAAGACGCTGAACTTTGGTCTGACGATGTCGCCGGATCGATCCATGTGCACATTCGATGTGCTGAACGTGGCAATGTTGTGGCTGCTGACCCACATTCACGATCTGATCGGCAACTACGGTATAGCGATCATCCTTCTGGTTATCATTGTCCGGGCGATTCTGCATCCGATCAGCAAGCGGGGGCAGATCAACATGATGCGCATGCAGAAGAACATGGCGCGCATCAAGCCCAAGCTCGACGTGATTCAGGAACAGTTCAAGAACGATAAGCAGAAGCTGAGCGAAGAGACGATGAAGCTCTATCGCGAGGAAGGTGTCAATCCTGCGGCGTCGATGATGGGTTGCCTTCCGATGTTCCTCCAGATGCCGATCTGGGTCGCGCTGTACACGACGCTGAATACGACGGTCGACCTCCGCCATGCGCCTTTCTTCGGCTACATACGCGATTTGTCGGCGCCGGACGCGCTGATTTCCTTTGGCGGCGAGTACCACATCCCGCTGATATCCACGCTCATGGGCGGTGCGATTTCATCGTTCAATCTGCTGCCGATCATCATGACGCTGCTGATGTACGGCCAGCAGAAGCTGACTCAGAAGCTGACGAAGCCGGACAAGCCGCCTGCGCCCAAGCTCGACAAGGACGGTCGGCCGCTGCCGGATACGATGGCGCAGCAGCAGAAGATGATGAACTTCATGATGATTTTCATGGGGTTCATTTTCTACAATATGCCGAGCGGACTGTGTCTTTACATTCTTTGCAGCAGTCTGTTCGGCATGATCGAACAGTGGTACATCCGCAAGCACATCAAGGAAAAGGAAGTGCGCGGTGAGTTCGAACCGGCGGCGAGTCCGGCCGGCGCAGCGCCGAAGCCCGGGGGGGGCTGGTTGGCGAGAAAGCTGGCGGAGATGCAGAAGCTTGCCGAGCAACAGCGCCTGGCTCAGGCGAAAGGGCAGACCCCGAACGGCAAGCGCAAGAAGAGCCGATTCTAG
- a CDS encoding metallophosphoesterase family protein, with the protein MFAIISDIHSNLEALRTVLADIERRSIKTIYCLGDIVGYGPDPGPCLDLVAEHATLSLCGNHDHAVYYEPTNFNVSAERAAFWTRASLEDEPEAERRNRRWRFLGGLNPREELNGFLFVHGSPRKPINEYLFPDDVYTAPQKLLANFDRMEKLTCFCGHTHVPGVFVDDPYFETPDEMGDEHKYTIGEERVIINVGSVGQPRDRDPRAAYVVVDGNEVEFVRVDYNIDVTAKRIRDNPFLDDFLGQRLYEGK; encoded by the coding sequence ATGTTCGCGATCATCTCCGATATCCACTCGAATCTGGAGGCACTGCGCACAGTGCTTGCGGACATTGAGCGCCGCAGTATCAAGACGATTTACTGTCTTGGCGACATCGTGGGTTACGGCCCTGATCCGGGGCCATGTCTTGATCTGGTGGCGGAGCACGCCACGCTAAGCCTGTGCGGCAATCACGATCACGCGGTTTACTATGAGCCGACGAATTTCAATGTCAGTGCAGAGCGAGCGGCGTTCTGGACCCGGGCCAGCCTGGAGGATGAGCCGGAAGCCGAACGGCGCAACCGGCGATGGCGATTCCTGGGCGGCTTGAATCCTCGCGAGGAGCTAAACGGCTTTTTGTTTGTACATGGCTCTCCGCGGAAACCGATCAACGAGTATCTTTTTCCTGATGATGTTTACACGGCGCCTCAGAAGCTGCTCGCAAATTTCGACCGGATGGAGAAGCTGACGTGCTTTTGTGGACATACCCATGTGCCGGGAGTATTCGTGGATGATCCGTATTTTGAGACTCCCGACGAGATGGGTGATGAGCACAAGTATACGATCGGCGAGGAACGGGTCATTATCAACGTCGGATCGGTGGGCCAGCCTCGAGATCGTGATCCGCGAGCGGCCTACGTCGTCGTTGATGGCAACGAGGTGGAGTTTGTCCGAGTCGATTACAACATCGACGTGACGGCGAAACGAATTCGTGATAACCCCTTTCTGGACGACTTTCTCGGCCAGCGCTTGTACGAAGGAAAATAG
- a CDS encoding Trm112 family protein: MLSKDLLDILVCPACKKPVEWREPEPGDDVQGRLVCTGCGLRFPVRDDIPIMLIDEAAPSK, from the coding sequence GTGCTTAGCAAAGACCTGTTGGACATCCTGGTATGTCCGGCTTGCAAGAAGCCGGTGGAGTGGCGCGAACCCGAACCGGGGGATGACGTTCAGGGACGGCTGGTGTGCACGGGCTGCGGCTTGCGGTTTCCCGTACGCGATGACATTCCGATCATGTTGATTGATGAGGCGGCGCCGTCGAAATAG
- a CDS encoding S8 family serine peptidase, with product MITVGIAIAMLLSFSAQVVPPAISSETVRDETLGSNPHALYLAAGNVDLATAPSLLDNLNTRFDPNKYYVLQLDGPMTRDRRAALAETGLELLDYVPMNAYIVRGVTINAAALRGLSFVRWLGEYERQWRISPEIPKAKAYQDADRRAMNDRGEKRLSVSLMRGADLTQAARIIETQALAINEVLPTPDRCKLEFDIASDRIDGLADIPDVLFIAETPEGEPRNSMTTWVIQSDIPGSTPLWNAGLHGEDQIIGLIDWGLDESHCAFDDLVAPGPAHRKLLAYVVANGQVIPGGFGYHGTHAGCTLAGDDLSGTSANFRGMAYKSRIVMQHYAGLVTSTNVDERLQFAYDLGARIHSNSWGSSTDTTYNAWCADIDQFAHDYEENLVLVAIMNGGSASLPGSIRSPENAKNCLAVAAANEPPNQNNHGSGARGPTTDGRQKPEVWVSGCPTSANVNTACSEIDRTCATSWATPAMSGFASLTRQYFIDGFYPGGAANVLDAFEPSGALIKAVILNSAVDMSGFAGYLGTHEGWGRAIMDRALYFAGDDRKLIVHDVRHAEGLSTGETQRFYVNVMSSSERLKVTLVWSDAPASVAAAFTPVNNLNLVVIDPSEVSYTGNSFEGIESVPGGPADSLNNTEQVHLSNPTTGVWAIDVVGAAVNLGTQGFALAVTGDVQQSICTRGDVNGDGLVDGADIAAFVSVLLNGGSFVERCAADIDDSGVVDQLDVGPFAALLLGVTYCPRIKGDMNNDGLVNAGDVQGFTDVLTNGGTPDEICAADFDYSTTADLDDLSAFVSLLIEME from the coding sequence ATGATCACTGTCGGCATCGCCATCGCGATGCTTCTTTCATTCAGCGCACAGGTGGTGCCGCCGGCCATTTCGTCTGAAACCGTTCGCGATGAAACGCTCGGTTCAAACCCTCACGCGCTCTATCTCGCGGCCGGAAACGTGGATCTCGCCACCGCCCCGTCGCTTCTCGACAATCTCAATACCCGATTCGACCCGAATAAGTACTACGTCTTGCAGCTTGATGGCCCCATGACGCGCGACCGTCGGGCCGCGCTCGCGGAAACCGGCCTTGAACTCCTCGACTACGTTCCGATGAACGCATACATCGTCCGCGGCGTCACCATCAACGCCGCGGCACTCCGTGGGCTTTCGTTCGTTCGATGGCTCGGCGAATACGAGCGGCAGTGGCGAATCTCGCCGGAAATTCCAAAGGCAAAAGCTTATCAGGACGCAGACAGGCGTGCGATGAACGATCGCGGCGAAAAGCGGCTTTCGGTCAGCCTCATGCGCGGCGCCGATCTGACTCAGGCGGCCAGAATCATCGAAACCCAGGCCCTCGCGATCAACGAAGTGCTTCCCACACCGGATCGCTGCAAGCTCGAATTCGACATCGCATCGGACAGAATTGATGGCCTGGCCGATATTCCCGACGTGCTCTTTATCGCCGAGACGCCCGAAGGCGAACCCAGAAACTCGATGACCACATGGGTCATTCAGAGCGATATCCCCGGCTCGACACCCCTCTGGAACGCCGGACTGCATGGAGAAGATCAGATCATCGGCCTCATCGATTGGGGGCTCGACGAATCCCACTGTGCGTTTGACGATCTCGTAGCGCCAGGACCGGCGCATCGCAAGCTGCTGGCCTACGTCGTGGCGAATGGCCAGGTCATTCCCGGTGGATTCGGATACCACGGCACCCATGCCGGCTGCACACTCGCCGGTGACGATCTATCCGGAACCTCCGCCAATTTCAGAGGCATGGCGTACAAATCCAGAATCGTCATGCAGCACTATGCCGGACTCGTCACGTCGACCAATGTCGATGAGCGCCTCCAGTTCGCATACGACCTTGGCGCGCGCATTCATTCCAACAGTTGGGGAAGTTCGACCGACACAACCTACAACGCGTGGTGCGCCGATATTGACCAGTTCGCGCACGATTATGAGGAGAATCTCGTCCTGGTGGCGATCATGAACGGCGGATCAGCAAGCCTGCCCGGCTCCATCCGCTCACCTGAAAACGCCAAAAACTGTCTCGCCGTCGCCGCCGCCAATGAACCGCCGAACCAGAATAACCACGGAAGCGGCGCACGTGGACCCACCACCGACGGCCGACAGAAACCGGAAGTCTGGGTCTCGGGCTGCCCCACCTCCGCAAACGTCAACACCGCATGCTCCGAGATAGACCGGACCTGCGCCACGTCCTGGGCGACACCCGCGATGTCCGGTTTTGCCTCGCTCACTCGACAGTACTTTATCGATGGGTTCTATCCCGGTGGCGCCGCGAATGTCCTCGATGCTTTCGAGCCGTCCGGCGCACTCATCAAGGCGGTCATTCTCAATTCGGCCGTCGACATGTCCGGATTTGCGGGATACCTGGGCACCCACGAAGGCTGGGGTCGCGCAATCATGGACCGAGCCCTCTATTTTGCCGGCGACGATCGGAAACTCATTGTGCACGATGTCCGCCATGCCGAGGGCCTTTCAACCGGCGAAACGCAGAGATTCTATGTCAACGTCATGTCATCATCCGAGCGGCTGAAGGTCACGCTCGTATGGTCCGACGCCCCCGCGTCTGTCGCGGCCGCTTTCACCCCTGTTAACAATCTGAATCTGGTCGTCATCGACCCGTCCGAGGTGTCGTACACGGGAAACAGCTTCGAGGGCATCGAATCCGTGCCCGGGGGACCAGCCGATTCATTGAATAACACGGAACAGGTCCACCTGTCGAATCCCACCACCGGCGTCTGGGCGATCGACGTCGTCGGAGCCGCCGTCAATCTCGGCACACAGGGCTTCGCGCTCGCCGTCACGGGCGATGTCCAGCAAAGCATCTGCACCAGGGGAGACGTCAACGGCGACGGGCTCGTGGACGGCGCTGATATTGCCGCATTCGTCTCGGTGCTGTTGAACGGCGGCTCCTTCGTTGAACGATGCGCCGCAGATATCGACGATTCCGGAGTTGTTGACCAACTTGATGTCGGTCCGTTCGCGGCGTTACTGCTCGGTGTCACCTATTGCCCGCGAATCAAGGGCGATATGAACAACGACGGACTCGTTAACGCAGGCGACGTCCAGGGCTTTACCGATGTGCTTACCAACGGCGGAACTCCCGACGAAATCTGCGCGGCCGATTTCGACTATTCAACCACCGCAGATCTCGACGACCTCAGTGCCTTCGTATCGCTATTGATTGAGATGGAATAA
- a CDS encoding DUF2203 domain-containing protein encodes MEAFGTTAIARKSRHLRGRKIFTLAQANRTLPLVSRIVADIVARHKQICRIEERCHADDHDHSMEQLDRLRDQYADELDALQDLIEELEQIGCQLKDWERGVVDYLAFINGRPVEFCWRLGEPRIAHWHEMDSGFRGRQKLDQCMEADAPAGS; translated from the coding sequence ATGGAAGCATTCGGCACCACAGCGATCGCCCGGAAAAGCCGCCACCTACGCGGCCGCAAAATATTCACACTCGCCCAGGCCAATCGAACACTGCCGCTCGTGTCTCGAATCGTCGCCGACATCGTCGCAAGGCATAAGCAGATCTGCCGCATCGAAGAGCGGTGCCACGCCGATGACCACGATCATTCGATGGAACAGCTCGATCGGTTGCGCGATCAATATGCCGACGAGCTCGATGCCCTGCAGGACCTCATCGAGGAACTCGAGCAGATCGGATGCCAGTTAAAGGATTGGGAGCGAGGCGTCGTCGACTATCTCGCCTTCATCAACGGCAGGCCCGTCGAGTTCTGCTGGCGGCTGGGCGAGCCGCGCATCGCTCACTGGCACGAGATGGATTCAGGTTTTCGTGGCCGGCAGAAGCTCGATCAGTGCATGGAAGCCGACGCGCCCGCGGGTTCCTGA
- a CDS encoding thioesterase, whose amino-acid sequence MKPGLVVGLERETQFIVTEDMCPAFDGVVVHRVCATWTVVQYMEIAGRLVLAGFLEAHEEGVGTHVSCDHHAPAPVGSMVRVVAKASSVSVRELVCETRAFVGDRLIATGRTDQKTMPRTVLQRLLGEQ is encoded by the coding sequence ATGAAACCGGGCTTGGTTGTCGGACTGGAACGAGAGACGCAATTCATCGTGACAGAGGACATGTGTCCTGCGTTCGACGGCGTGGTCGTGCACCGCGTCTGTGCGACATGGACGGTCGTGCAGTATATGGAAATCGCCGGTCGCCTCGTGCTGGCGGGTTTTCTCGAGGCCCATGAAGAAGGGGTCGGCACGCATGTGAGCTGCGATCATCACGCGCCCGCGCCAGTCGGATCCATGGTGCGCGTGGTGGCGAAGGCCAGCTCGGTATCGGTTCGCGAACTGGTGTGCGAGACGCGGGCATTTGTTGGCGATCGGCTGATTGCGACCGGTCGGACCGATCAGAAAACGATGCCGCGAACCGTCCTGCAACGGCTGCTCGGGGAGCAGTGA
- a CDS encoding sigma-70 family RNA polymerase sigma factor yields the protein MSDAKETQILIDEARKGDESAAQRLLVLYHPRLRARLQRQMDHVMRSKIEAEDILQQVYLEAFRALNQFTYQGPDSFLRWLNAILDRKLIDEHRALRAERRDVRREVKQTAASGNQTTYVDLMARIMSSGTTPSRVVRKTEAVNAIEDCLANLPEHYREVIQMRFIEGLPVAAVAKQLDRSIGSIHMICHRALKQLREEAEKKGLTHEE from the coding sequence GTGTCTGATGCGAAGGAAACGCAGATTCTGATCGATGAGGCCCGAAAAGGCGATGAATCGGCCGCCCAGCGCCTTCTGGTTTTGTATCATCCCCGGCTGCGGGCGCGGCTTCAGCGGCAGATGGATCATGTCATGCGCTCGAAGATTGAGGCGGAGGACATTCTCCAGCAGGTTTATCTGGAGGCGTTTCGAGCGCTAAACCAGTTTACCTATCAAGGCCCGGACTCGTTTCTGCGCTGGCTGAATGCGATCCTCGATCGCAAGTTAATTGACGAACATCGAGCGCTTCGCGCGGAACGGCGCGACGTGCGTCGGGAAGTGAAGCAGACGGCGGCTTCGGGGAATCAGACCACTTATGTTGATCTGATGGCCCGGATCATGTCTAGCGGTACGACCCCGAGTCGGGTCGTTCGCAAGACGGAGGCGGTCAACGCGATAGAGGATTGCCTGGCGAATCTGCCGGAGCACTATCGCGAGGTGATTCAGATGCGATTCATCGAGGGGCTTCCGGTCGCGGCAGTCGCCAAACAACTGGACCGGTCCATCGGATCGATACACATGATCTGCCATCGGGCATTGAAGCAACTTCGTGAAGAGGCGGAGAAGAAGGGCCTCACCCACGAGGAATGA
- a CDS encoding protein kinase: MTSENNNLQHSGQDDGAEVIGALINEFFDRREGGEPLTEERFLAEHAEHAAVLREHFESIRLLPASGSSEAPKKLPGDETVDLRGSSATAEPPDSQHFPRIDGYQISRLIGRGGMGIVYKAVQISTKRQVALKVLLEGPLASDQSRKRFEREIEVAAQLRHSNIIPIYDSGKCEGRMYYAMAYIKGVSLTDFLTANRLSFNERLTLFAKICGAVRHAHQRGVMHRDLKPTNILVDAEGEPHVLDFGLAKISALSDLSMSVSAQIVGTPAYMSPEQAAGDPAGVDTRTDIYSLGVVLYEMMVGKMPYDTAVSMGRVLDNIAHAEPTPPHLVDRKVTVELSAIMMKALEKSKDRRYQSIDILLSDIDNYLKGNPISVRPPTIIYFMRKTIWRHRAALGSIAAVLMVAASVVIFIRGYSKDLRAQNQNLEQQKREIAQERERVVREKQELELQRDSKQEELNRVYAWLNSQDPVIAENLKSFATGVTNPYRLPELIAQGAARGLTPTPSKPISKLDEIDAQATIVFEAPSFSTKPAPTEETTDFLSRIGKVAEDALTKGVPSVINRSTSQPAPTSQPSKKVEPLSALSQIAEEKPLPSGSL; encoded by the coding sequence ATGACGTCCGAAAACAACAATTTGCAGCATTCCGGTCAGGATGATGGTGCGGAAGTCATTGGCGCCCTCATCAACGAGTTCTTCGACCGGCGCGAAGGCGGGGAACCGCTCACCGAGGAGCGTTTCCTTGCGGAACATGCCGAACATGCGGCGGTGCTTCGGGAGCATTTCGAGAGCATCAGACTCCTGCCGGCTTCCGGGTCTTCCGAAGCTCCCAAAAAACTTCCCGGAGACGAGACCGTCGACCTGCGCGGAAGTTCCGCGACCGCCGAACCGCCGGACTCACAGCATTTTCCACGAATCGACGGCTACCAGATCAGTCGCCTCATCGGCCGCGGCGGAATGGGCATCGTGTACAAGGCGGTGCAGATCAGCACCAAGCGTCAGGTCGCGCTAAAGGTTTTACTCGAAGGTCCGCTTGCATCCGACCAGTCTCGTAAACGATTTGAACGCGAGATCGAAGTCGCCGCGCAGCTGCGCCACAGCAACATCATTCCGATCTATGACAGCGGGAAGTGTGAAGGCCGGATGTACTACGCCATGGCGTACATCAAGGGCGTCTCACTGACCGACTTTCTCACCGCCAATCGCCTGTCATTCAATGAGCGCCTGACACTTTTCGCCAAAATCTGCGGCGCGGTTCGTCATGCCCATCAGCGCGGTGTCATGCACCGCGACTTGAAGCCGACCAATATCCTCGTCGACGCCGAGGGCGAGCCGCATGTGCTGGATTTCGGTCTCGCGAAGATCAGTGCACTCTCCGATCTTTCGATGTCCGTCTCCGCTCAGATTGTCGGAACGCCCGCATACATGTCGCCCGAACAGGCCGCCGGCGATCCGGCCGGCGTCGATACCCGAACGGATATCTATTCACTGGGCGTCGTGCTCTACGAAATGATGGTCGGAAAAATGCCGTACGACACGGCGGTTTCCATGGGCCGCGTGCTTGACAACATCGCGCACGCCGAGCCGACGCCGCCCCACCTCGTGGACCGAAAGGTCACTGTGGAATTGTCGGCCATCATGATGAAGGCGCTGGAGAAGAGCAAGGACCGGCGCTACCAGTCGATCGATATCCTGCTCTCGGACATCGACAACTATCTCAAAGGCAATCCGATCTCGGTTCGTCCGCCGACCATCATTTACTTCATGCGAAAGACCATCTGGCGACATCGTGCGGCGCTGGGGTCGATCGCGGCCGTTCTGATGGTCGCAGCGTCGGTTGTGATCTTCATTCGAGGTTATTCGAAAGACCTCCGCGCTCAAAATCAGAATCTCGAACAGCAGAAGCGCGAGATCGCCCAGGAGCGCGAGCGTGTCGTGCGGGAAAAGCAGGAACTGGAGCTGCAGCGCGACAGCAAACAGGAGGAACTGAACCGCGTCTATGCCTGGCTCAATAGTCAGGATCCGGTGATTGCGGAGAACTTGAAGTCGTTCGCGACGGGCGTCACAAATCCTTACCGGCTGCCCGAACTGATCGCGCAGGGCGCGGCTCGCGGCCTGACCCCCACACCGTCCAAGCCAATCAGCAAACTTGACGAGATCGATGCTCAGGCGACGATCGTTTTCGAAGCGCCGTCGTTTTCAACCAAGCCGGCGCCAACGGAAGAGACGACCGACTTTCTCAGCCGAATCGGGAAAGTCGCTGAAGACGCGCTGACGAAGGGAGTGCCCTCCGTCATCAATCGATCAACCTCGCAGCCGGCGCCAACGTCACAGCCGTCAAAGAAAGTGGAACCGCTGTCCGCCCTCTCTCAAATCGCTGAGGAGAAGCCGCTGCCGTCCGGTTCGCTTTAG
- the ndk gene encoding nucleoside-diphosphate kinase, whose amino-acid sequence MENTLIILKPDALQRGVAGRIITRFEEKGFQILALKAMQISRELAERHYGVHKSKPFYPRLLQYITSSPVVVLVLRANNAIAVARKMMGATFGSNAEPGTIRGDFGLSNSFNLIHGSDSPEAAAFEIGLYFKPDELLEYPRAVEKWVYDYSGDKPE is encoded by the coding sequence GTGGAAAACACCCTTATCATTCTCAAACCCGACGCCCTCCAGCGCGGCGTGGCCGGACGAATCATCACCCGCTTCGAGGAGAAGGGCTTTCAGATTCTTGCATTGAAGGCCATGCAGATCTCCAGGGAACTCGCGGAGAGACACTACGGCGTCCACAAGTCCAAACCATTTTACCCGCGACTTCTGCAGTACATCACGAGCAGCCCGGTCGTCGTCCTCGTCTTGCGCGCGAACAATGCCATTGCAGTTGCACGAAAAATGATGGGCGCCACATTCGGCAGCAATGCCGAGCCAGGCACCATCCGCGGCGACTTCGGCCTGTCAAACAGCTTCAATCTCATCCACGGATCCGACTCGCCCGAGGCCGCCGCATTCGAGATTGGACTGTACTTCAAGCCTGACGAATTGCTCGAATATCCCCGCGCGGTTGAGAAGTGGGTTTACGACTACAGCGGCGACAAGCCGGAATAG